The following nucleotide sequence is from Dialister pneumosintes.
ATGCACCTAAAATTATTGGTGGAAACCAAGCAATTTCTTCATTTGTAGGTAAAGGTGTGCCAACCATGGATAAATCTTTACTTCTTAATGATGTTTCTTATGAAACTTTGGGAGAAGATTTTGTTATAGAGGCGTATTTAAGAAAACCATATAAGTTAGATGCATTAAATTAAAAGTAATAATGAAATGAGGTTTATATGTTTACCGGTATTATTGAAGAAATTGGGGTTTTAAAAGAAAGAAGAGATGGCAGTCATAGTTGCACACTTACTGTCCGGTGTGAAAAAATATTGGAAGGTACCAAAATTGGGGATAGCATAGCAGTTAATGGAACTTGTCTTACTGTTACTAAGTTAAATGCTGATTCTTTTGATGTCGATGTTACACCTGAAACTATGCGAAGAACAGCCTTTTCTATCGTGAGAGTCGGTTCTAAGCTTAATTTAGAAAGAGCACTCCGAATAGGGGATAGATTAGGAGGGCACCTAGTATCCGGTCATGTGGATTTTGTGGGAAAACTTATAAAAAAAGA
It contains:
- the ribE gene encoding riboflavin synthase encodes the protein MFTGIIEEIGVLKERRDGSHSCTLTVRCEKILEGTKIGDSIAVNGTCLTVTKLNADSFDVDVTPETMRRTAFSIVRVGSKLNLERALRIGDRLGGHLVSGHVDFVGKLIKKEQEGNAVNLTFSVPEQWMKYILAKGSIAIDGVSLTIAKKQSNSFFVSLIPHTGEMTILLLKQIGDPVNIECDCIGKYIEQLIGHNTSSSIGVTMDTLIAGGYKGHYGK